One window of Alkaliphilus metalliredigens QYMF genomic DNA carries:
- the hemL gene encoding glutamate-1-semialdehyde 2,1-aminomutase: protein MDKRSIMKYERSQKLFEASQEVIPGGVNSPVRAFSSVGMNPPFIKRGKGAYIYDEDGNKYIDYVGSWGPLILGHCHPEVVENLKAVLETGTSFGAPTEIELKIAELITGAIPSVEMIRMVNSGTEATMTALRLARGYTGRNKIVKFNGNYHGHSDGLLIKAGSGALTHGVPNSPGVTPDVAKNTITAKYNDIEGIMEIFKQQGEEIAAVIIEPIAGNMGVVPMTNKFAHALRKITEDYGALLIFDEVMTGFRVSFGGAQSLYQIKPDLTCFGKIIGGGLPVGAFGGKREIMEHLSPVGPVYQAGTLSGNPLAMTAGYTTLSILHNNSGIYEELEKKAQKLEKGFKKIVKELQIDASFNRVGSMLCMFFTKEKVSDLETASTSNTEIYSQYFRAMLSRGVYLAPTQFETMFISDAHGDVEINRTIEAAYEGLKEIRNNPSI from the coding sequence ATGGATAAGAGATCAATAATGAAGTATGAACGCTCACAAAAACTTTTTGAAGCTTCACAGGAAGTCATTCCAGGAGGGGTAAATAGTCCTGTTCGCGCTTTTTCTTCTGTGGGGATGAACCCACCCTTTATCAAGCGAGGCAAGGGCGCCTATATTTATGATGAAGATGGGAACAAGTACATTGATTATGTTGGATCCTGGGGACCATTGATCCTAGGACATTGTCATCCTGAGGTAGTGGAGAACCTAAAGGCGGTATTAGAGACAGGAACTAGCTTTGGAGCTCCCACTGAGATTGAGTTAAAAATAGCCGAATTGATCACTGGAGCCATCCCTTCAGTGGAAATGATCCGAATGGTGAACTCAGGGACAGAAGCCACTATGACGGCCCTAAGATTAGCCAGGGGATACACCGGAAGAAATAAAATTGTTAAGTTTAATGGAAATTATCATGGACACTCTGATGGACTGTTAATTAAGGCGGGATCTGGGGCATTAACCCATGGGGTTCCCAACAGTCCTGGCGTCACACCTGATGTTGCTAAAAATACCATTACTGCAAAATACAATGACATAGAGGGCATTATGGAGATTTTTAAACAGCAGGGAGAAGAGATTGCAGCTGTGATCATTGAGCCTATAGCAGGAAACATGGGCGTTGTCCCCATGACAAATAAATTTGCCCATGCATTAAGAAAAATAACAGAGGATTATGGGGCCCTGCTTATTTTTGATGAAGTCATGACAGGCTTTCGAGTCTCTTTCGGAGGTGCCCAAAGTCTTTATCAAATTAAACCAGATCTAACATGCTTTGGAAAGATCATCGGAGGAGGACTTCCTGTAGGAGCCTTTGGAGGCAAACGTGAAATTATGGAACATTTATCTCCAGTGGGGCCGGTTTATCAGGCGGGTACTTTATCGGGAAATCCATTGGCCATGACGGCGGGTTATACCACCCTAAGTATTTTACATAATAATTCTGGGATCTATGAGGAGTTAGAGAAAAAAGCCCAGAAGCTAGAGAAAGGATTTAAAAAAATCGTTAAGGAGTTACAAATTGATGCCAGCTTTAATCGTGTAGGCTCAATGCTCTGTATGTTCTTCACTAAAGAAAAAGTATCTGACTTAGAAACTGCCAGTACTTCAAACACAGAGATCTATAGCCAATACTTTAGGGCTATGCTGTCAAGGGGTGTGTACTTAGCACCGACGCAGTTTGAAACCATGTTTATCTCCGATGCCCATGGAGATGTAGAGATTAATCGAACCATTGAGGCCGCTTACGAAGGGCTAAAAGAGATTAGAAACAACCCTTCTATTTAA
- a CDS encoding sirohydrochlorin chelatase, which produces MKRGLFVLAHGSMAQEAGEIVKEIVTMLEGDKSEAFDLLGFGSLQFSQPDFMQGIDQLVEQGAEEIIIVPMFLFQGNHVKHDIPEELEVLQKKHEKVKFTLGRPIGADRRIADIIQERAKEALS; this is translated from the coding sequence ATGAAAAGAGGTTTATTTGTATTAGCACATGGAAGTATGGCCCAAGAGGCAGGAGAGATAGTAAAAGAAATCGTGACAATGCTTGAAGGGGATAAGTCAGAAGCCTTTGATTTACTAGGGTTCGGTTCTCTTCAATTTTCACAGCCTGATTTTATGCAGGGCATTGATCAGCTGGTTGAGCAAGGGGCAGAAGAAATTATAATTGTACCGATGTTTTTATTCCAAGGAAACCATGTGAAACATGATATTCCTGAAGAATTAGAGGTACTACAGAAAAAGCATGAGAAGGTAAAATTCACCTTAGGAAGACCAATTGGTGCAGATCGTCGAATCGCAGATATTATTCAGGAAAGAGCCAAAGAAGCTCTTTCGTAA
- a CDS encoding cobyrinate a,c-diamide synthase has translation MKRKGAILLAGTHSGVGKTTISLGIMGALKKRGEKVKPFKVGPDYIDPQFHQYVTGIPSRNLDSHLIDPRVLESLFHKNVGDDEIAVIEGVMGLYDGLGTHRDQGSSAHISKIVKAPVILIIDGKGMSASAAAMVLGYQAYDKEVDIQGVIINNLSGDKHYDLLRQAIERDTGIPCIGYLKQQKQIQLASRHLGLIPSMEVPELKEKVAQMVEMIEETVDVDLLIEIALRWQPSSPKSPEYSRECKDMGTGLNIAYAYDQAFHFYYEDNLDLLREMNVTLIPFSPLKDTVLPKDIHALYIGGGFPEVFAPELEANEALRREIKKKSEEGLPIYGECGGLMYLTKGIKTIEGKVHPMVGIFDVYSEMTQRLQRFGYAEIQVSEESGILKDVGKVKTHEFHRSRLESQEQNYSYTVQKKRDDKVVDRWQCGLEKNNTLGAYGHIHFYSNLNFPKAWIEAAKSYKKKCSS, from the coding sequence ATGAAAAGGAAAGGTGCCATTTTATTGGCCGGAACCCACAGTGGGGTAGGAAAAACAACGATCTCATTAGGGATTATGGGTGCATTAAAGAAGCGGGGGGAAAAGGTGAAACCCTTTAAGGTTGGACCTGACTATATTGACCCCCAGTTTCATCAATATGTGACTGGAATACCCTCTCGTAATCTTGATAGTCATTTAATTGACCCAAGGGTATTGGAGTCCCTCTTTCATAAAAATGTAGGAGATGATGAAATTGCAGTGATTGAAGGGGTAATGGGACTATACGATGGACTTGGGACCCACAGGGATCAAGGAAGCTCTGCCCATATTTCAAAAATAGTCAAAGCACCAGTCATCTTAATCATTGATGGGAAAGGCATGTCAGCCAGTGCAGCCGCCATGGTATTGGGATATCAAGCCTATGATAAAGAGGTAGACATTCAAGGTGTCATCATCAATAATTTATCTGGAGACAAACATTATGACCTACTACGACAAGCCATTGAAAGAGATACAGGGATCCCTTGTATTGGATATCTCAAGCAGCAAAAACAGATTCAATTGGCCAGCCGACATTTGGGACTCATCCCCTCCATGGAGGTACCGGAATTAAAGGAAAAAGTGGCTCAGATGGTAGAGATGATAGAGGAAACCGTGGATGTGGATCTATTAATAGAGATTGCCCTTAGATGGCAGCCTAGTAGCCCTAAGAGCCCTGAATATTCTCGGGAGTGCAAAGACATGGGAACGGGACTTAATATCGCCTACGCCTATGACCAGGCCTTTCACTTCTACTATGAAGATAACCTGGACCTATTAAGAGAGATGAATGTGACATTGATCCCCTTTAGTCCACTAAAGGATACGGTCCTTCCCAAAGACATACATGCCCTATACATAGGAGGTGGGTTTCCCGAGGTCTTTGCTCCTGAGCTAGAAGCCAATGAAGCGTTAAGAAGGGAAATTAAGAAAAAGTCTGAAGAAGGCCTGCCGATTTATGGTGAGTGCGGTGGCCTCATGTATTTAACTAAGGGAATTAAAACAATAGAGGGTAAGGTTCATCCCATGGTAGGGATTTTCGATGTATATAGTGAGATGACCCAACGTCTGCAGCGATTTGGCTATGCTGAGATTCAAGTCAGTGAAGAAAGTGGGATCCTAAAGGATGTGGGAAAAGTTAAAACCCATGAATTTCATCGATCAAGGCTGGAATCACAGGAACAAAATTACAGCTATACCGTACAAAAAAAGCGGGATGACAAGGTGGTTGACCGGTGGCAATGTGGATTGGAAAAAAACAATACCCTGGGAGCCTATGGGCATATCCACTTTTATAGTAATTTGAATTTTCCCAAGGCATGGATTGAGGCGGCTAAGAGCTATAAAAAGAAATGTAGTTCATAG
- a CDS encoding ECF transporter S component produces MDTKMLVKMAMLIALSGIGAMIKIQGSIALDAVPGFYAALLLGPMAGGIVAFAGHLISALTAGFPMTVPMHLVVAVEMFIIVALFSVVWQKINPWVAIIVGILLNGVGAGLLVVPMSILLGLPLNGWALFAVIWMPLLIGSTVNILIAASLYKIMGKGKSVNGN; encoded by the coding sequence ATGGACACAAAAATGCTCGTAAAAATGGCCATGCTGATTGCCTTAAGTGGGATTGGTGCAATGATTAAAATACAGGGAAGTATCGCCTTAGATGCAGTACCAGGATTTTATGCAGCCCTTCTTTTAGGCCCTATGGCCGGTGGGATTGTCGCCTTTGCGGGTCATTTGATTTCTGCATTGACCGCAGGCTTTCCAATGACTGTGCCAATGCATCTCGTGGTGGCAGTGGAAATGTTTATCATTGTGGCATTGTTCTCAGTGGTATGGCAAAAAATTAATCCATGGGTCGCAATTATTGTGGGAATTTTACTTAACGGTGTTGGGGCGGGACTTTTGGTTGTCCCCATGTCGATTCTACTTGGACTGCCTTTAAATGGCTGGGCCCTATTTGCTGTGATTTGGATGCCATTATTAATTGGATCCACAGTCAATATCCTCATTGCTGCAAGCCTCTATAAAATCATGGGTAAGGGAAAGTCTGTAAATGGAAATTAA
- a CDS encoding AIR synthase related protein, whose protein sequence is MEIKRCRDLTLIERAGQPNLVIACDSCGGIGEKPQDQIKVPAEVVGYFTARVSLMEVMSVGARVMTVINTLSVEREPTGEKMIKGIQKMIEEVKLPITALNGSTEENVVTCQTAMGITVIGEVERESIKIGCSKPGDLIVALGTPKVGNEIKLPIDDEICSIKDFQALVKMKNVKDIHPIGSKGMYYEAQLLASLNHCEFKSREATGVDLKKSAGPATAVIFSVSKEQLPTVESQLQQQVKVIGSLEN, encoded by the coding sequence ATGGAAATTAAAAGGTGTCGGGATCTAACATTAATTGAAAGGGCAGGACAGCCGAATTTAGTCATTGCCTGTGATTCCTGTGGGGGGATTGGCGAAAAACCCCAAGATCAAATCAAGGTGCCAGCAGAGGTTGTGGGATACTTTACCGCAAGGGTTTCCCTCATGGAGGTTATGTCAGTGGGGGCCAGGGTCATGACGGTTATTAATACCCTGTCTGTGGAAAGAGAACCCACGGGAGAAAAAATGATTAAAGGAATTCAAAAAATGATCGAGGAAGTAAAACTACCTATCACTGCATTAAATGGGAGCACAGAGGAAAATGTGGTTACATGTCAAACTGCCATGGGGATCACTGTGATCGGTGAAGTAGAAAGAGAGAGCATTAAGATTGGTTGTTCAAAGCCTGGAGACCTAATTGTGGCCTTAGGAACACCTAAGGTTGGAAATGAAATCAAGCTTCCCATAGACGATGAAATCTGTAGTATAAAAGACTTTCAAGCTTTAGTTAAAATGAAAAACGTTAAGGATATCCATCCAATTGGGTCCAAGGGAATGTATTATGAAGCACAGCTCTTAGCTTCACTAAATCATTGTGAATTTAAAAGTAGAGAAGCCACAGGAGTTGATTTGAAAAAGTCAGCAGGGCCAGCCACTGCGGTGATATTTTCTGTTTCAAAAGAGCAGCTCCCTACAGTTGAATCCCAACTACAACAACAAGTTAAGGTCATAGGATCTTTAGAGAATTAA
- a CDS encoding GHMP family kinase ATP-binding protein: MIEVICPGSCGELIQGMIQGSEKLISYAINCYSKVTLTEGRSPFLENWSKSQQMIEKVLLYYGYSPKEGEEIGITVDSQIPMGKGMASSTADLAATALAMATYLNETITQEEIAILCVEIEPTDSTVFSQLTLFDHLEGKYKKSYEEPMKANVLMLEGVGSINTIGFRKSNHHRLLKEKESELKEALHFFEKGIKGGDLKLMGKAATLSAFANQEILYKKELETLFKISEKLGAAGVNVAHSGTVMGILYEENQFDLEAMKVLLKQERFRPYYPANKTYEIIQGGPRVITK, translated from the coding sequence ATGATTGAAGTAATTTGTCCTGGGTCCTGTGGAGAATTGATCCAAGGGATGATCCAAGGAAGTGAAAAATTAATTTCATATGCCATAAATTGTTATTCAAAGGTCACCTTGACGGAAGGAAGAAGCCCCTTCTTAGAGAACTGGAGCAAATCCCAACAAATGATAGAAAAGGTGCTGCTTTATTATGGATATTCCCCAAAAGAGGGGGAGGAAATTGGAATAACAGTGGATAGCCAAATTCCTATGGGAAAGGGTATGGCCAGTAGCACTGCAGATTTAGCCGCCACAGCATTAGCCATGGCAACCTATTTAAATGAAACCATCACCCAGGAAGAAATTGCCATTCTGTGTGTTGAAATTGAACCCACGGATAGCACTGTTTTTTCTCAACTGACCCTTTTTGATCATCTAGAGGGTAAATATAAAAAATCCTATGAAGAACCAATGAAGGCAAATGTACTGATGTTAGAGGGTGTCGGTAGCATTAATACCATCGGTTTTCGAAAAAGTAATCATCATAGACTCTTGAAGGAAAAAGAGAGTGAGCTCAAAGAGGCCTTACACTTTTTTGAAAAAGGAATCAAGGGTGGAGACCTAAAATTGATGGGCAAGGCAGCCACCCTGAGTGCCTTTGCCAATCAGGAAATTCTATATAAAAAAGAGCTAGAGACTCTTTTTAAAATCAGTGAAAAGCTAGGCGCTGCCGGTGTTAATGTAGCCCATAGTGGAACAGTTATGGGAATATTATATGAGGAAAACCAATTTGATCTAGAGGCAATGAAGGTGCTATTAAAGCAAGAGCGGTTTCGACCATATTATCCTGCTAACAAGACCTATGAAATCATCCAAGGAGGGCCTAGGGTAATCACTAAGTAA
- a CDS encoding precorrin-8X methylmutase has protein sequence MKYIQSPREIERKSFEIITRELEVELPDPQTAPIIKRVIHTTADFEYAKLIKIHPEAVEAAQKALQEGCRIYTDTNMVLSGINKRILKKYGGEVYCLVGDPEVAREAKERGVTRSMVAMEKAMADPETKLFVIGNAPTALFILCQGIQEGKAKPSAIIGVPVGFVGAQESKELLMEQTVPHITIQGRKGGSTVAVAIVNALLYMLE, from the coding sequence TTGAAATATATTCAATCGCCAAGGGAAATCGAAAGAAAAAGCTTTGAAATTATCACAAGGGAGCTAGAAGTAGAACTGCCAGATCCACAAACGGCACCCATTATTAAAAGGGTGATTCACACAACTGCAGACTTTGAATATGCAAAGCTCATCAAAATCCATCCGGAGGCTGTGGAAGCAGCACAAAAGGCATTGCAAGAAGGCTGTCGTATTTATACCGATACAAATATGGTTTTATCTGGTATCAATAAAAGAATTTTGAAGAAATATGGAGGAGAAGTGTACTGTCTGGTAGGCGATCCTGAAGTGGCAAGAGAAGCCAAGGAGAGGGGCGTTACCCGATCAATGGTGGCAATGGAGAAAGCAATGGCAGATCCAGAAACAAAGCTATTTGTGATCGGTAACGCTCCCACAGCTCTATTCATACTTTGTCAAGGGATTCAGGAGGGGAAAGCAAAACCCAGTGCCATTATTGGAGTACCCGTGGGGTTTGTAGGAGCCCAGGAATCAAAGGAGCTACTGATGGAACAGACAGTCCCTCATATCACAATTCAAGGACGTAAAGGTGGTAGCACCGTGGCTGTGGCAATCGTCAATGCCCTTTTATATATGCTAGAGTAG
- the cbiD gene encoding cobalt-precorrin-5B (C(1))-methyltransferase CbiD: MERYIIKDGKKLRYGYTTGSCATAASKAAAQMLLQPGEVHEVDIDTPKGWSLKLKVEDIQRSHGAVSCAIIKDAGDDPDVTNKLAIYSKLIWRQDTKIEIHGGEGVGTVTRPGLQIPVGKPAINPIPLQMIEREVREVIGPGRGVDIVISVPKGQEVAKKTFNPKLGIQGGISILGTSGIVEPMSEEAMKDSLALELPMAKAEKIKTFVFVPGNYGRDMAREKYKIHDKNMIKISNFVGFMMDQSVIQNVERILIIGHIGKLVKVAGGIFHTHSKVADGRREILAAHLAALGASQQLVLRVLESNTTEEAVGLIQEKGFDRLFSHLADKITEKCVERTQGNIEIGTIIFSMEQGVLAHCSQAGRLLEILKSEGVKDE; this comes from the coding sequence ATGGAAAGGTATATTATAAAAGATGGAAAAAAACTTCGGTATGGATACACCACAGGATCCTGTGCCACTGCAGCATCCAAGGCAGCAGCACAAATGCTCCTGCAGCCGGGAGAAGTCCATGAGGTGGACATCGATACCCCCAAGGGCTGGTCCTTGAAATTAAAGGTAGAAGATATCCAACGAAGCCATGGAGCTGTTTCCTGTGCTATTATTAAGGATGCAGGAGATGATCCTGATGTGACGAATAAATTAGCTATTTATAGTAAGCTAATATGGCGTCAGGATACAAAAATTGAAATTCATGGTGGAGAAGGAGTGGGGACCGTGACCAGGCCAGGGCTGCAAATTCCCGTGGGAAAACCAGCTATTAATCCCATTCCCCTTCAAATGATCGAAAGAGAAGTCCGGGAGGTCATTGGTCCTGGAAGAGGGGTAGACATTGTGATTTCAGTGCCTAAGGGCCAAGAGGTAGCCAAGAAGACATTTAATCCAAAGCTGGGAATCCAAGGGGGGATTTCTATATTAGGCACCTCTGGAATTGTGGAACCCATGTCTGAGGAGGCAATGAAGGACTCCTTGGCCTTAGAGCTCCCCATGGCAAAGGCCGAAAAGATCAAAACATTTGTCTTTGTCCCAGGAAACTATGGGAGAGACATGGCTAGGGAAAAATATAAAATCCATGATAAAAACATGATCAAGATCAGCAACTTTGTTGGTTTTATGATGGACCAAAGTGTCATACAGAATGTAGAGCGAATTTTGATCATTGGACATATCGGAAAGCTTGTTAAGGTGGCAGGGGGGATTTTTCATACCCATAGCAAGGTGGCCGATGGCCGACGGGAGATTTTAGCCGCACATCTGGCAGCATTGGGGGCCTCTCAGCAATTGGTTTTAAGGGTTTTAGAGAGTAATACAACAGAGGAAGCCGTGGGATTGATTCAAGAGAAAGGCTTTGATAGGCTTTTTTCACATTTAGCAGATAAAATTACCGAGAAATGTGTGGAACGAACCCAGGGTAATATTGAAATTGGAACCATCATATTTTCCATGGAACAGGGAGTATTGGCCCATTGTAGCCAGGCAGGAAGACTATTGGAAATCCTTAAGTCGGAGGGTGTAAAAGATGAATAA
- the cbiE gene encoding precorrin-6y C5,15-methyltransferase (decarboxylating) subunit CbiE, whose translation MNKIYVIGLGPGHQDYVLPIAKKRAQECNVLVGGKRNLNIFSDFEGEMIPIHQDLQGIVVEIKKRARTQQVGIIVSGDPGFYSMLTYLSKHFELEELEVIPGIGSIQYLFSRLKKPWQNTPFKSLHGRGTDWVGILQKEKSIALLTDPEHNPQWIAEQCIEYGLSKVKMVVGENLSYSEERIIQGTPAEIKEHGPYQMSVVVIENE comes from the coding sequence ATGAATAAAATTTATGTCATAGGCTTAGGCCCCGGCCACCAAGATTATGTACTTCCCATTGCTAAAAAAAGAGCACAGGAATGCAATGTATTGGTGGGAGGAAAGCGAAATCTAAATATATTTTCAGACTTTGAAGGAGAAATGATACCTATCCACCAAGACCTACAAGGAATTGTGGTAGAAATCAAAAAAAGAGCTAGAACTCAACAGGTTGGCATTATTGTTTCTGGAGATCCAGGCTTCTATAGTATGTTGACCTATTTATCAAAGCACTTCGAATTAGAAGAGCTGGAAGTCATCCCTGGGATTGGATCCATCCAGTATCTATTCAGTCGTTTAAAGAAGCCTTGGCAAAATACGCCATTTAAGAGTCTTCATGGACGAGGAACAGATTGGGTGGGAATTTTACAGAAGGAAAAATCCATTGCATTGTTGACGGACCCTGAACATAATCCCCAATGGATCGCTGAGCAATGTATTGAATATGGACTTTCTAAGGTAAAAATGGTAGTAGGAGAGAATTTGTCCTACAGTGAAGAGCGAATCATTCAAGGGACACCGGCTGAAATTAAAGAGCATGGGCCCTATCAAATGTCTGTGGTGGTGATTGAAAATGAGTAG
- the cbiT gene encoding precorrin-6Y C5,15-methyltransferase (decarboxylating) subunit CbiT, giving the protein MSRQRQVPMWGVPDEAFIRGRVPMTKAEIRGIIMRKLRLREESILVDVGAGTGSVTIEAAMHVSQGSVYAIEYKEEAVELIKKNIEKFQLENIQIMTGRAKEQLMEIQTFDRMFIGGSEGELQWMIRYAAENLPSKGRIVMTAVTLETAYEGLQFLKQNEFTEIETISVSIAKGRVVGNRTLMEAENPITVISAERGEQHER; this is encoded by the coding sequence ATGAGTAGACAAAGACAGGTTCCAATGTGGGGGGTACCGGATGAAGCCTTTATACGAGGTAGAGTGCCCATGACCAAGGCAGAGATTCGGGGAATCATTATGAGGAAGCTACGGCTGAGGGAAGAGAGCATTTTAGTAGATGTGGGGGCAGGAACAGGATCTGTCACCATTGAAGCAGCAATGCATGTGAGCCAAGGTAGTGTTTATGCCATTGAATATAAGGAAGAGGCAGTAGAACTCATTAAGAAAAATATAGAAAAGTTTCAACTGGAGAATATCCAAATCATGACCGGCCGTGCAAAGGAGCAGTTGATGGAGATCCAGACATTCGATCGAATGTTTATTGGGGGTAGTGAAGGAGAGCTGCAATGGATGATCCGATATGCAGCTGAGAATCTCCCCAGTAAAGGTAGGATTGTGATGACAGCCGTGACCCTAGAAACAGCCTATGAGGGATTACAGTTTTTAAAGCAAAATGAATTTACAGAAATTGAGACCATTAGTGTAAGTATTGCCAAGGGAAGGGTAGTGGGGAATCGCACATTAATGGAGGCAGAAAATCCAATTACTGTCATCTCAGCAGAAAGGGGAGAACAGCATGAAAGGTAA
- the cobI gene encoding precorrin-2 C(20)-methyltransferase — protein MKGKLTGIGVGPGEKDLLTLRALDRIKEADIIFCPQVKVGESSIALEIVQEYIPQGTIIQGLCFPMTPCPKTLEANWQLNLEAIKKVLDQGKKAVFLTLGDALLYSTYNYMVKELQNKNYEVETVPGIPSYSAIASRMNRPLAEGKEVLSILPLNAEPEQIKKAFEYGDNLVVLKISHDPQGLKNMIQEADLEACLIVASNFGHENEIITEDTSILDGKIPYLSTAIITKNRKTKKNRGE, from the coding sequence ATGAAAGGTAAACTAACAGGGATTGGTGTGGGACCAGGAGAAAAAGATTTATTGACATTAAGGGCTCTAGATCGAATCAAAGAGGCGGATATCATTTTTTGTCCCCAGGTCAAAGTAGGGGAAAGTAGCATTGCATTAGAAATTGTTCAAGAGTATATCCCCCAGGGAACGATAATTCAAGGACTTTGTTTTCCCATGACTCCTTGTCCAAAGACATTAGAGGCCAATTGGCAGCTGAACCTAGAGGCCATAAAAAAGGTATTAGACCAGGGAAAAAAGGCAGTTTTTTTAACACTAGGAGATGCCCTACTTTATAGCACATACAACTATATGGTTAAAGAATTACAGAATAAAAACTATGAAGTCGAGACGGTGCCAGGGATTCCTTCCTATAGTGCCATCGCCAGTAGAATGAATCGGCCCTTAGCGGAGGGAAAGGAAGTGCTATCCATTCTGCCCCTCAATGCCGAGCCAGAGCAAATCAAAAAGGCCTTTGAATATGGAGATAACCTTGTGGTACTAAAGATCTCCCATGATCCCCAGGGCTTAAAAAACATGATTCAAGAGGCGGATCTAGAAGCGTGTCTCATCGTTGCTTCTAACTTTGGCCATGAAAATGAAATCATAACAGAGGATACATCAATATTGGATGGAAAAATACCATATCTTTCAACAGCAATTATTACAAAAAATAGAAAAACCAAAAAGAATAGGGGTGAGTAA
- the cobM gene encoding precorrin-4 C(11)-methyltransferase, giving the protein MEKVFFVGAGPGDPELLTMKGHRVIGSADVIIYAGSLVNPKVLDHRKESAEIHNSAKLTLETVIQLIKKAVDEGKQVARVHTGDPSLYGAIQEQMDLLDGYKIPYEVIPGVSSFMAAAAALKRELTLPDVTQTVILTRLEGRTPVPEKEALKELASHQASMAIFLSVHMMEGVVEQLLESYPEDTPIAVVQRASWPDEKMVIGTLKDIAKKVQEANITKTAQILVGRFLNTEYERSKLYDPTFSHEYREATK; this is encoded by the coding sequence GTGGAAAAAGTATTTTTTGTTGGGGCAGGACCAGGAGATCCAGAGTTATTAACCATGAAGGGCCATCGTGTCATTGGATCCGCCGATGTGATTATTTATGCGGGCTCCCTGGTGAATCCCAAGGTATTGGATCACCGAAAGGAAAGTGCTGAGATACATAACAGTGCAAAACTCACATTGGAGACTGTGATTCAACTGATTAAGAAAGCAGTAGACGAAGGCAAGCAGGTGGCACGGGTGCATACAGGGGATCCTAGCCTTTATGGAGCCATACAAGAACAAATGGACCTATTGGATGGTTATAAAATACCCTATGAGGTAATTCCAGGTGTAAGCTCCTTTATGGCGGCTGCAGCTGCCCTCAAGCGAGAATTAACCCTACCGGATGTAACACAAACTGTTATCTTAACAAGACTTGAAGGGCGAACCCCAGTACCTGAGAAGGAAGCCCTCAAGGAGTTAGCAAGTCACCAAGCCTCCATGGCAATTTTTCTATCTGTTCATATGATGGAAGGTGTGGTGGAACAGTTATTGGAGTCCTATCCAGAGGACACACCCATTGCTGTGGTTCAACGGGCTTCTTGGCCAGATGAAAAAATGGTAATCGGGACATTAAAAGACATTGCAAAAAAGGTACAGGAGGCCAATATTACGAAAACAGCCCAAATTCTTGTGGGCCGATTTTTAAATACAGAGTATGAACGATCTAAGCTTTATGATCCAACATTTTCCCATGAATATCGAGAGGCTACTAAATGA